TCTTCACCCGCACCGCGCGCTCGATCATGACCATCCACGAGATGACCGAGAGCACGAACAGCAGCAGGACGATGAATCGCGCGAACAGGCCTGCACCGGCGACCAGGCCGCCGATCTCGGTGAGGATGTCCGCATAGGGAGCGACAGCTGGTGTCATGGAGTTCCTCGGTCTCGGACCGGTTCGGCGCAGGAGATCCCGATCCGGCCATCGATGCGGGGACGATGATCGGCGTGCCTCGAACGTCAGCGGTTGGCGGGGTGACCGCTCGGGCACTCCTACGCGGCGCCACGCGCCGCGGTTCCCGGAGGTGGCGCCACGCTAGGCGGGGCGATCCGGCAGGTCAAGCGCCGAGTCGGGCCGCTCAGCGGCGGAAGGCCGGGTGCTCGTCGTAGTACTCGCGCTCGAACACGGTGCGGAAGTCGAAGCCGTCGTCGAAGTCCCGGACGTCGTCGTCGTCGGTCCGCGCGAGCACGCCTCGCTCCACGAGATCGAAGACGATCGCACCGAAGTCGCGGCTCTCGTACACGCCCCAGGTGTTCAGGACGTGCCGCGCCATGGGCCCGAACTCCTCGCGGGCACAACGGCGGATCCCGTCGAGCAGCTCGGCGCCCGACACGTGACGGGGCTCGTCCAGGTTCCGGAGGGTGTAGTCCAGAGCCTGCATGACGAATTCGTACGCATGCGGAGAATAGGGCTGGTTCTCGACCAGCTTGCGCAGACGGGGCATCAAGGTGTCCGGACCTCCGTTCGGAATCCGGGAACAGTTACGCCACCCGGGCGCCGGCTGTCAACTCGCGGCCGCACGGGCCTCCCCGGCCCGATCGACCCGATCGTAGACGTCGAGGTAGTCCTCGATCACGCACCGGATGCAGAAGGTCTCCTTGGCGATCTCGCGCGCCGCCGCACCCAGGCGTGCGGCCAGCGCCGGATCCTCGATCACGCGCAGGGCGGACGCCGCCATCCCGTCGACGTCGTCCGGATCGTGCAGATACCCCGTCTCGCCGTCGGTGATCAACTCCGGCAATCCACCCCGGTCGCTGGCCACGACCGGCGTACCGCAGCTCATCGCCTCGAGGGCCACCAGACCGAAGCTCTCGGTCGCGCTCGGCAGCAGCAGGACGTCGGCCATGGCGAGCAGTTCCTCCATGCTCTCCTGCGCTCCGAGGAAACGCACGTCGTCGGCGACGCCCAACTCCCGAGCCCGCATCTGCGCCGGATTGCGCTCGGGACCGTCGCCCACCACGACCAGGGTGGACGGACGTTGGGCCCGCACCCGGGCGAAGACCTCGATCACGCGGCTCACGTTCTTCACGGGACGCAGGTTGCTGGCGTGCATGAGCAACGGGCGATCGCCGTCACGCAGGGGATTGTTCGCACGCAGGTCGGGCCGCGGGACGAAGGCCTGGGTGTCGACGAAGTTGCGGATCACGTCGATCTCACGATCGACGCCGAACACCCGGTCGGTCTCGCAGCGGAGGAAGTCGCTCACCGCCGTCACCGCGTCGCTCTGTTCGATCGCGAACCGCGTGAGCGGGTAGAAGCTCGGCTCCTGACCCACCAGCGTGATGTCGGTCCCGTGCAGGGTCGTGATCACGCCCAGC
The Candidatus Krumholzibacteriia bacterium genome window above contains:
- the bshA gene encoding N-acetyl-alpha-D-glucosaminyl L-malate synthase BshA, whose product is MNGAGGRDGGAARRRVGITSFASTGGSGIVATELGLALAQRDDYEVHFISHALPVRLRHFTPNVFFHEVETTNYPPFPHTPYSLALASKMAEVARYHDLDVLHVHYAIPHAAAAYLAQRMLAPSRLGVITTLHGTDITLVGQEPSFYPLTRFAIEQSDAVTAVSDFLRCETDRVFGVDREIDVIRNFVDTQAFVPRPDLRANNPLRDGDRPLLMHASNLRPVKNVSRVIEVFARVRAQRPSTLVVVGDGPERNPAQMRARELGVADDVRFLGAQESMEELLAMADVLLLPSATESFGLVALEAMSCGTPVVASDRGGLPELITDGETGYLHDPDDVDGMAASALRVIEDPALAARLGAAAREIAKETFCIRCVIEDYLDVYDRVDRAGEARAAAS
- a CDS encoding Minf_1886 family protein; amino-acid sequence: MPRLRKLVENQPYSPHAYEFVMQALDYTLRNLDEPRHVSGAELLDGIRRCAREEFGPMARHVLNTWGVYESRDFGAIVFDLVERGVLARTDDDDVRDFDDGFDFRTVFEREYYDEHPAFRR